The following are encoded in a window of Rhizobium sp. WYJ-E13 genomic DNA:
- the cckA gene encoding cell cycle histidine kinase CckA: MTKSRQVDDYNAPLVDRGGRSGTAIRIILLAIVLIAAAAAFVFFKDSLGNELVLGCLGVLAMVGIFFLVSSVIGFIEVMPQRQSDGLARAFLNSHPDGTLITDDKGRIVYANAAYGALTGARKATEVQTLETLLSRHRESNEALYRLVNGLREGREGHEEFRLLRAVGPGSSAGAHWYRLKARQLKPEEGDGKPLQIWQITDITAEREDQERFFKELQNAIDYLDHAPSGFFSAGRKGEIFYLNATLAEWLGLDLTKFIPGSMNIGDLVAGEGLALIQSVQAEPGLKKTVTLDLDLRKSNGQSLPVQIIHRVTSMRDGAPGESRTIVLTRDKDGENGQSASAAAMRFTRFFNNTPMAIASVDGNGKILRTNAPFLKLFSNIVSRDDLERGALLETIVQESDRPQLAAALAAAKDRQGDIAPIDSRTPTDDARFFRFYVNAVIDQSDEAPEEAAIVYAVEVTEQKALEAQMAQTQKMNAVGTLAGGIAHDFNNVLTAILLSSDHLLLQARPADASFADLIEIKRNANRAAVLVRQLLAFSRKQTMRPTVLNLTDVVGDLRMLVDRLLSGTNVKLDVEYGRDLWPVKTDLSQFEQVLINLCVNARDAMPDGGTLTLRTRNLPAAEVAAFNYSYMPHEDMVLVEVTDTGTGIAPEIMDKIFEPFFTTKDVGKGTGLGLAMVYGIVKQSGGYIQPESEVGKGTTFRIFLPRHIVEPAVAAEAEAADRAVAAGGAQVVELVQPQQPEDLTGSAVILLVEDEEAVRRGGKRMLETRGYTVHEAGSGVEALEIMEELEGKVDIVVSDVVMPEMDGPSLLRELRKNYPDLKFIFVSGYAEDAFARNLPPEAKFGFLPKPFSLKQLAVVVKETLDS; the protein is encoded by the coding sequence ATGACGAAATCGCGTCAGGTCGACGACTATAACGCCCCGCTCGTGGATCGTGGGGGGCGTTCTGGCACGGCAATACGCATCATCCTGCTGGCGATCGTGCTGATTGCGGCGGCGGCAGCCTTCGTCTTCTTCAAGGATTCGCTCGGCAACGAGTTGGTGCTTGGCTGTCTCGGCGTTCTCGCCATGGTCGGCATCTTCTTCCTGGTATCCTCGGTCATCGGCTTCATCGAGGTGATGCCGCAGCGCCAGTCCGACGGCCTGGCGCGCGCTTTCCTGAACAGCCATCCGGACGGGACGCTGATCACTGACGACAAGGGCCGCATCGTCTACGCCAATGCCGCCTATGGGGCGCTGACGGGCGCACGCAAGGCGACCGAGGTGCAGACGCTGGAAACGCTGCTGTCGCGCCACCGCGAATCGAACGAGGCGCTCTACCGGCTGGTAAACGGCCTGCGCGAGGGCCGGGAAGGCCACGAGGAATTCCGCCTGCTGCGCGCCGTCGGACCGGGGAGCAGCGCCGGCGCCCATTGGTACCGCCTGAAAGCCCGGCAACTGAAGCCGGAAGAGGGCGACGGCAAGCCTCTGCAGATCTGGCAGATCACCGATATCACCGCCGAGCGCGAGGACCAGGAGCGGTTCTTCAAGGAGCTGCAGAACGCGATTGACTATCTCGACCATGCTCCATCAGGCTTCTTCTCAGCCGGGCGCAAGGGCGAGATCTTTTATCTGAACGCGACGCTTGCCGAATGGCTGGGTCTCGATCTCACTAAATTCATCCCGGGCTCGATGAACATCGGCGATCTGGTGGCGGGCGAGGGGCTGGCGCTGATCCAATCCGTACAGGCCGAGCCGGGTCTGAAAAAGACCGTGACGCTCGACCTAGACCTGCGTAAATCCAACGGCCAGAGCCTGCCGGTGCAGATCATCCACCGTGTCACCTCCATGCGCGACGGGGCGCCGGGCGAAAGCCGGACGATCGTGCTGACGCGCGACAAGGACGGCGAGAACGGGCAATCTGCTTCTGCAGCCGCCATGCGCTTCACGCGTTTTTTCAACAACACGCCGATGGCGATTGCCTCCGTCGATGGCAACGGCAAGATCCTGCGCACCAACGCGCCTTTCCTGAAACTCTTCTCCAATATCGTCTCGCGTGACGATCTGGAGCGCGGCGCGCTTCTGGAAACGATCGTGCAGGAAAGCGACCGGCCGCAGCTTGCCGCGGCACTCGCCGCCGCCAAGGACCGGCAGGGCGATATCGCGCCGATCGATTCCCGCACGCCGACGGACGATGCGCGTTTCTTCCGCTTCTATGTGAATGCCGTCATCGACCAGAGCGACGAGGCGCCCGAGGAGGCGGCCATTGTCTACGCGGTCGAAGTGACCGAGCAGAAGGCGCTGGAAGCGCAGATGGCGCAGACGCAGAAGATGAACGCGGTCGGCACGCTTGCCGGCGGCATCGCACACGATTTCAACAACGTGCTGACGGCAATCCTGCTGTCTTCCGACCACCTGCTCTTGCAGGCGCGGCCTGCCGATGCGAGCTTCGCCGATCTGATCGAGATCAAGCGCAACGCCAATCGCGCTGCGGTGCTCGTGCGCCAGCTTCTCGCCTTCTCGCGCAAGCAGACGATGCGGCCGACGGTGTTGAACCTGACCGATGTCGTGGGCGACCTGCGCATGCTGGTCGACCGGCTGCTTTCGGGTACCAATGTCAAGCTCGACGTGGAATATGGCCGCGATCTCTGGCCGGTCAAAACCGATCTTTCGCAATTCGAGCAGGTGCTGATCAATCTCTGCGTCAATGCGCGCGACGCCATGCCGGATGGCGGCACGCTGACGCTGCGCACCCGTAATCTGCCGGCAGCCGAAGTTGCGGCCTTCAACTATTCCTACATGCCGCATGAAGACATGGTGCTGGTCGAGGTGACCGATACCGGCACCGGCATTGCGCCCGAGATCATGGACAAGATCTTCGAGCCCTTCTTCACGACCAAGGATGTGGGCAAGGGTACCGGTCTCGGCCTTGCCATGGTCTATGGCATCGTCAAGCAATCCGGCGGTTATATCCAGCCGGAATCGGAGGTCGGCAAGGGCACGACCTTCCGCATCTTCCTGCCGCGCCATATCGTCGAGCCCGCAGTTGCCGCTGAGGCCGAAGCCGCCGATCGAGCCGTTGCGGCCGGCGGCGCGCAGGTTGTGGAACTGGTCCAGCCGCAGCAGCCGGAAGACCTGACCGGCTCGGCCGTCATCCTGCTGGTGGAGGACGAAGAGGCCGTGCGGCGCGGCGGCAAGCGCATGCTGGAGACGCGCGGCTATACGGTCCATGAAGCGGGGTCCGGCGTCGAAGCCCTCGAGATCATGGAGGAGCTGGAAGGCAAGGTGGACATCGTCGTCTCCGACGTGGTGATGCCGGAGATGGACGGACCTTCACTGCTGCGCGAATTGCGCAAGAACTATCCGGATCTGAAGTTCATTTTCGTGTCAGGCTATGCCGAGGATGCATTCGCCCGCAAC